The genomic segment ccccgctggtgctctgtctctctcaaaaataaataaaaactttaaaaagatagaaataaaatctataagGCTAATAATGTAAGTATTTTAAAGACTCTCCTATGGCAAATTATGCCTTGTAGCAGGGACTTTGGGAAACAGTTCTGTAGCCTCCATTATTTAACCCAGTAGTGACTCTACAGTGAGCATCGGGGCCACTTACTGGGGCCTCTCTAGCTGTCAGTCATTCTCCTTTGCTGGCACCCACCTTCCATCTCAGCAGGACACAATGGTGTCCTTACAGGGGAAAACTCAACGTGGCCCAATTCCTAGAAACAGGCCGCCAAGCaactttcctttgtttctccagGAAGAGTCATGCTTGTATTTCTTTCCATGGCAACGTGGAAAGAATCCACCCATGGAATGACTTGAAAACGTGAAGGGTGGAGGTTTCAGTTGAAAACCAAAGAGCTTGCTGGGTATGATGTTTACGTATTGACCAGGAGtaaaaattttcacatttttacagAATTTTGCAAATTTCccgtttcccctccccccaccaacagctctcctcccacccacccctccccccaagcaTTCCAGTCcctgcagggtttttttgtttttgtgtttttcccgGCCATTCACGGTGCCTAATCCAGCCGGGTTGCAGTTCCGTCCTTTATCAGTAGGCGGCGATAAAAGGTTTCGCACCGCCAGAGAATACCTCCCAGGCCCATAGGATACTCCGCCGGATACTCTGGGGAGGTCAGGCCCACATGGCCCCTCTCCACGaagagaagtgccctgcaggggGTGCTGTTGGCCCTTTGGGAAGGCCGGGGTCCCCACGAAGCCTCTGTCCTCGCAGATGCTGATCGTCGGGAACACCGGTGCCTGTGTTCTCATCCGTGAAACGGGAGTCGGGTGAGGTCCTCCCACGCTCCATGTCGCCTGAGGAAGAGAGGAttgtggggggttggggaggggaacGGGGCAGAAAGGAGGCAGCCTCCTTCCCACCATGCTCACCAAGCCCATCAGGGATCagcagagtggggaaggagcagggtgGCCCAGCCAGTCCCTGCCCTGCCACTTACATGCTGTGGTCTCcaggcacctcactcccggtctcTGGCCAGCTCCTCGTTTCCTCCTTCCTGGGCCAGGGGCAGGCCTCCTTCCTCCGGGCAGTGTCCAGGGTCCAGGAcaggcagaaaagagagagaaaaagggtgtCACACATGCCCTTGCACCTCGGGGGGCCGCAGGCTTCGCAGCCCTGCTTCGGGCTGTGCAGCCTCTTGCCACGAACGCGGCACAGATCCCCAGGTGGATGTCAGCTCAAGACTTCAGGcagggagatgggagaggagCTCAGGGCCCCTGCGGGGGCCTGGGCGTGGAGGGGCCTCCCGGGAGACAAGGCTCAGAGGAAAGGAGGCCAGTGCGAGGGGAGAAgtctgggaggggagagagagagaagcagcagattcagagaggagagagaggaaagagggagagagattgaaggggtggggagagaagggatggaagccagcaggagaggggagccgggaggaaagaagggaagagaaagcgCAGGGGGAAACACACGCAATGAGGAGGGGCACGAGGAAGGGAGACCGAGAAGACAGGCTGGGGGGAGGCCcggagagagaggcggggagaggggagacgGTGGCGGGGAGAACGACgtctggggaaggagaaggagggagagaggtgaagggagagaGTCGGAAGTGGAAGGGAACGCACGGGAGAAGACGGGCGGGGGCAGAAGACGGTccgggagagcaggggagggtgcgGAGCGGAGGAGCGAACCGGGAGCCGCGAGGCCAGACGGGGTAAGAAGGCAGAGACGCAGGGCGGGGAGAGCGGAAGGGGACGGGGAGGAACGGGGACAgcgacagagaaggagggagagctCGGCCAGGGCCGCGATGAGAAGGCCAAGGCGGAGCAGGACAGGGAGGAGAGCAGGCGGAGGAAGGGGGGAGAGCGGACGGGAACTAGAGACGAGAACAAGGGAGACCCGAGTGtggagagcgagcgagcgagcgagcgggcGAGCAGGCGGGATAGAGCGGGGCGGAGGAGGAGAGAGGCCGAGAAAGGAGGGGTGTGAGCGAGGGGCGGGGAGTGCCAGGCGCGCGTGGAGcccggagggggtggggaggtgagaggggagggagtggaagaaaaaggatggggaggagagagcaCAAAGCCGCGCTGAGAAGAGTGAGGGGGGCAGTGAGGGGCGGCTGGggagcgagagggggaggggaagggatgggggagggagagggggtcgGAAAcactggcggggggaggggccccCCCCCGCAGGGGCCGGGGCGCGCACGCGCACAGGTAGAAGCGCGCGGACGCAGAGGCACAGGCGCGCGCACACaggcgcgtgcgcgcgcacgggCCGGCCCTGACaggcgcgtgcgcgcgcgcagaCTGGCAGGGGCAGGCACGCGCACGCCCAGAAGCCGGGGCCGGGGtccggtggggtggggtggggtggggtggggtgggggcccggCCCAGGCGAGGCGACCGGAGACCGAGGTCACACCCCGCTGCGGAGACGCCTCTCCCTCCTCGGCGCCCGGCCGCCACGCCGCGGGCGCTTCTGTCACGGAAGAAGTGTCACAGGAGACGAAGAAGTGACAGCCGGGAACACCGACAGCCCGGAGCCCACGGCGTGCGGAAGGAGCCGGGTGATGAAGGGGGCCGAAGGAACGACAGAGCCGGAGCCAGAGAAGAGGCAAGGGAGGCTGTGTCGCCTCCCGAGAGACGGGGCCCTTCCGGGTCGCCGGCAGTGTCCCCCGGCCCCGGGCGCGCGAGGAGCTGGAGACGGGCGGGCTGGCGGTCCCGGGACGTGACCTGACTGTCGCGAAATGGGACACCCAAAACACGGGGCTGTCTGTTCGGGGGCAGGAGACGGGTGTCACCAGCTCGTGGGGGCGACCGGCCAGGGGCCTCCCCGCTGTCGGAGGCGGCAGGGGGCCGGGGGCGCGGCCGgggacctggggggaggggcagatgtgGGGCCGAGAGACCGACGGACGGGACGGGATGAGGGAGACCCTCGGGGACGACGCCAGGCggagaaatggagaaggaaaatgttGGGGGGAGGGCGTGGAGGGGGTAGAGACGCAAGGGCGGGAGGacccgggcgggggcgggggggggggagacggagCAGAAAGAGGAGTAAAAAGTCCTTGAAAAGAAGGTACAGTGAAAAGCCGAGCGGGAGTGTGGACAGAAAGGGGGGGAGGATAGGAGACCCCATGGAGGGACGGTGGGGGGACAGCATCGGCGTGTGAGAGAGGGCCCGAGGCCGGGAGacggggaggggagcaggga from the Prionailurus viverrinus isolate Anna chromosome E2, UM_Priviv_1.0, whole genome shotgun sequence genome contains:
- the LOC125152589 gene encoding basic proline-rich protein-like: MWVTATLWSPVLLHSPPPNPTRSGSLPRGSHPLRKLLSFPQDFKPTPYPPPRRAHSAPSSTPSLCPPGGGDGDGGGIHTAAPRTGGAALGAPCGRSPPPLPSASLRASPLPLLLSPSLPASFPRICFSRQPPALRSSGCARGAPSCFPPASPCSPPRLPASGPLSHADAVPPPSLHGVSYPPPLSVHTPARLFTVPSFQGLFTPLSAPSPPPPPPPGSSRPCVSTPSTPSPQHFPSPFLRLASSPRVSLIPSRPSVSRPHICPSPQVPGRAPGPLPPPTAGRPLAGRPHELVTPVSCPRTDSPVFWVSHFATVRSRPGTASPPVSSSSRARGRGTLPATRKGPVSREATQPPLPLLWLRLCRSFGPLHHPAPSARRGLRAVGVPGCHFFVSCDTSSVTEAPAAWRPGAEEGEASPQRGVTSVSGRLAWAGPPPHPTPPHPTGPRPRLLGVRVPAPASLRARTRLSGPARARARACVRAPVPLRPRASTCARARPGPCGGGPLPPPVFPTPSPSPIPSPPPLAPQPPLTAPLTLLSAALCSLLPILFLPLPPLSPPHPLRAPRAPGTPRPSLTPLLSRPLSSSAPLYPACSPARSLARSPHSGLPCSRL